A window of the Calditrichia bacterium genome harbors these coding sequences:
- a CDS encoding polyribonucleotide nucleotidyltransferase: MIIKKEKEIGGRLLTIEHGRLARQANGAVTVRYGDTLILAAATSSGEPRVGIDFFPLSVEYQEKTYAAGKIPGGFFKREGRPGAKEILSARLIDRPIRPLFPKNFKNETQVAIFVISSDQENDADVLGAVGASAALCVSDIPFAGPIASVRVGRIEGEYVVNPTFAQVEESDINLVVSGSYDSIMMVEGQSSEISEVEMLEALRFGHGFIKELIELQNELIAEINPVKVEVPEPEKTEGLEDRIEKLATGKLIEAFQILDKKERNQRISEIKTEVVESFDEEERETLKDEIKGILYDIQKREVRGKVVRENVRIDGRGLDDIRQIDCEVSFLPRAHGSALFTRGQTQSLGTCTLGTKIDEQTVDALEGGSSKSYMLHYNFPGFCTGEPKPFRGTSRREIGHGDLAERALMPILPVDESFPYTIRLVSEVLESNGSSSMASVCSGSLSLMDAGVPVKCHVAGIAMGLIKEEDEVRVLTDILGDEDFLGDMDFKVAGTRDGITAFQMDIKIGGLTFDILTEALDRARNARFKILDIMDQTIAQPRADISRYAPRIISLMIPSDKIGTVIGPGGKVIRGIIEETGAKIDIDDTGLVIIASADMEAASKAKARVESLVEEPVLGKVYKGTIKRILDFGAFMEFLPGKDGLIHISDLEPDRVEKVTDVVNIGDTVEAKLVHIDREGRYNLSRRHVIDPNSPDRDYERKRAPRNDDRRGGRDNRDRNRR; encoded by the coding sequence ATGATTATTAAAAAAGAAAAAGAAATTGGCGGTCGCCTGTTGACCATTGAACATGGTCGTCTTGCCCGGCAAGCAAACGGAGCGGTTACGGTACGTTATGGCGATACGTTAATTTTAGCTGCAGCCACTAGCTCCGGCGAACCCCGGGTGGGGATCGATTTTTTTCCGTTATCTGTCGAATATCAGGAAAAAACCTATGCTGCAGGAAAAATCCCCGGCGGATTTTTCAAACGCGAAGGTCGTCCCGGCGCAAAAGAAATTTTGAGCGCTCGTTTGATTGACCGCCCCATCCGACCGCTGTTTCCGAAAAATTTCAAAAATGAAACTCAGGTTGCCATTTTTGTCATATCCAGCGATCAGGAAAATGACGCGGATGTCCTCGGCGCTGTTGGTGCATCGGCTGCGCTTTGCGTTTCCGATATTCCTTTCGCAGGACCGATTGCATCTGTACGAGTTGGACGAATTGAGGGCGAGTATGTTGTAAACCCGACTTTCGCACAGGTTGAAGAAAGCGACATAAATCTTGTAGTTTCAGGATCTTACGACTCAATTATGATGGTCGAAGGTCAATCTTCCGAAATTTCTGAAGTTGAAATGCTCGAGGCATTGCGTTTTGGACATGGCTTTATCAAGGAATTGATTGAGCTTCAAAACGAACTGATTGCCGAAATCAACCCGGTAAAAGTTGAAGTTCCCGAACCCGAAAAAACCGAAGGTCTCGAGGATCGTATCGAAAAACTGGCAACTGGAAAATTGATCGAAGCATTCCAGATTTTGGACAAAAAAGAGCGGAATCAACGAATCTCGGAAATCAAAACAGAAGTTGTGGAATCTTTTGATGAAGAAGAACGCGAAACACTGAAAGATGAGATCAAAGGTATTCTTTACGACATCCAAAAACGTGAAGTACGCGGAAAGGTTGTTAGAGAGAATGTCCGGATCGATGGACGTGGTTTGGACGATATTCGTCAAATTGACTGCGAAGTTTCCTTTTTGCCGAGAGCGCACGGCTCAGCGCTGTTTACGCGTGGTCAAACCCAGAGTTTGGGTACTTGCACGCTCGGTACGAAAATTGACGAACAAACGGTTGACGCACTGGAAGGCGGATCCAGCAAAAGCTATATGCTGCATTACAACTTCCCTGGATTTTGTACCGGTGAACCCAAGCCTTTCCGTGGCACCAGCCGTCGGGAAATTGGGCATGGCGATTTAGCCGAACGCGCGCTGATGCCTATATTGCCAGTCGATGAAAGCTTTCCTTATACCATTCGTCTGGTTTCAGAAGTGCTGGAATCTAACGGTTCATCTTCAATGGCTTCGGTTTGCTCCGGTTCGCTTAGTCTCATGGATGCTGGTGTTCCGGTTAAATGCCACGTTGCGGGTATTGCGATGGGGCTCATCAAAGAAGAAGATGAAGTGCGTGTGCTCACCGATATTCTCGGTGACGAAGATTTTCTTGGCGATATGGACTTTAAAGTTGCCGGAACTCGCGATGGTATTACCGCATTTCAAATGGACATCAAAATTGGTGGATTAACATTCGATATCCTTACCGAAGCGTTGGATCGCGCCCGGAATGCACGATTCAAAATTCTGGACATTATGGACCAAACGATTGCCCAGCCACGCGCAGATATCTCCCGCTATGCACCGCGGATCATTTCGTTGATGATTCCGAGTGACAAAATCGGTACGGTAATTGGCCCCGGTGGCAAGGTGATTCGTGGAATTATCGAAGAAACCGGTGCAAAAATTGATATCGACGATACCGGATTGGTGATCATCGCGTCCGCCGATATGGAAGCGGCATCCAAAGCCAAAGCACGTGTTGAAAGCCTGGTTGAAGAACCGGTGCTCGGTAAAGTTTACAAAGGCACTATCAAACGTATTCTCGATTTTGGTGCGTTTATGGAATTCCTGCCCGGAAAAGACGGTTTGATCCATATTTCCGATCTGGAGCCGGATCGTGTCGAGAAAGTTACGGATGTTGTTAACATCGGTGATACTGTCGAAGCTAAATTGGTGCACATCGATCGTGAAGGACGCTATAACCTTAGTCGCCGTCATGTGATTGATCCCAACAGCCCGGATCGTGATTATGAGCGCAAACGTGCGCCGCGTAACGACGATCGTCGTGGTGGCCGTGACAATCGGGACAGAAATCGCCGGTAA
- the rbfA gene encoding 30S ribosome-binding factor RbfA, with product MNQESVRQRKAADKIKEIVSIIIDREIKDPDKGFVTVTNVKITPDLRLASVYFTALGDDEARQKSLSTLNRAKSFIRNEMAPLLKMRFVPDLRFFADDTLDYAMKIEELIKRAKAEDEKLGNNDD from the coding sequence ATGAATCAAGAGTCTGTCCGGCAGCGCAAGGCAGCCGACAAGATAAAAGAAATCGTCAGTATTATTATCGACCGGGAAATAAAAGACCCGGATAAGGGATTTGTAACCGTAACCAACGTTAAAATTACTCCCGATTTACGACTGGCATCTGTTTATTTTACCGCACTCGGCGACGATGAAGCCCGGCAAAAATCACTATCCACATTGAATCGCGCGAAAAGTTTTATTCGAAACGAAATGGCACCATTGCTGAAAATGCGATTTGTTCCGGATTTGCGATTTTTTGCAGACGACACACTCGATTACGCCATGAAAATTGAAGAATTGATCAAACGGGCTAAAGCCGAAGATGAAAAATTGGGAAATAATGATGATTAA
- the rpsO gene encoding 30S ribosomal protein S15: MAITQNEKLEIVKKFGTSEGDTGRTEVQVALITHRILYMTEHLKTHREDHHSRRGLLKLVGQRRRLLNYLAKKDINRYRELIKELGLRR, from the coding sequence ATGGCAATTACCCAAAATGAAAAGCTGGAAATTGTTAAAAAATTTGGAACGAGCGAAGGTGATACCGGTCGTACCGAAGTGCAGGTTGCGCTCATCACTCATCGTATTTTATACATGACTGAGCATCTGAAAACCCACCGGGAAGACCATCACTCCCGACGTGGATTACTAAAACTGGTTGGACAGCGTCGTCGTTTGTTGAACTACCTCGCGAAAAAAGACATCAACCGTTATCGCGAACTGATCAAGGAACTTGGATTAAGACGCTAA
- a CDS encoding biotin transporter BioY: MKSIDLKLSSEFIEKFQKIAVNVLVVLLMIAGAKIRFSVGDIPITLQTVVVYGSGLLLNWRSASGAQIVYLLTGLVFPVFAGDGFGIGYLFGRNSSGYLLAFPVVAGLIGFLSQINRTLFWRWLSVQAGSIVLFASGVIWLHFSIDSTGWLATLQKGWLSLIPADQFKILLTVLACHFVLMGQKTKSRVEE; this comes from the coding sequence TTGAAATCTATTGATCTGAAATTATCTTCAGAATTTATTGAAAAATTCCAAAAAATTGCTGTGAATGTGTTGGTTGTTTTGTTGATGATTGCCGGTGCGAAAATCCGGTTCAGCGTTGGCGATATACCCATTACTTTGCAAACAGTTGTCGTTTACGGCAGCGGTTTGTTGTTGAATTGGCGAAGTGCCAGCGGTGCGCAAATTGTGTATTTGCTCACCGGGTTAGTTTTTCCCGTTTTTGCCGGGGACGGTTTCGGTATTGGCTATTTGTTTGGACGAAACAGCAGCGGATATTTATTGGCATTCCCGGTTGTGGCTGGTTTGATTGGTTTTCTTTCACAAATAAATCGAACGCTATTTTGGCGATGGCTGTCTGTGCAAGCCGGATCAATCGTTTTGTTTGCATCAGGTGTGATTTGGCTGCACTTTTCAATTGATTCAACTGGCTGGCTTGCCACGCTCCAAAAAGGCTGGCTTTCTCTGATTCCTGCCGATCAATTCAAAATTTTGCTAACTGTTTTAGCATGTCATTTTGTGTTGATGGGACAGAAAACCAAAAGCAGGGTTGAAGAATGA
- a CDS encoding DUF503 domain-containing protein, protein MIVAVMTVEMYLHGSASLKDKRAILRRLKDKLSNKYNISVAEVDHQDKWQRAQLGIAQVGSDYKYLEKCMNTIFDLIDNYDAAEVVDHTIEYL, encoded by the coding sequence ATGATTGTAGCGGTTATGACAGTTGAAATGTATTTACATGGCTCAGCTTCTTTGAAAGATAAGCGAGCCATTTTAAGACGACTCAAAGACAAGTTGTCCAATAAATACAACATTTCCGTTGCAGAAGTTGATCACCAAGACAAATGGCAACGCGCCCAATTGGGCATTGCACAAGTTGGTAGTGATTACAAATATTTGGAAAAATGTATGAACACGATTTTCGATTTGATTGATAATTACGATGCAGCCGAAGTTGTTGATCACACGATCGAATATCTATAA
- a CDS encoding 1,4-dihydroxy-2-naphthoate polyprenyltransferase encodes MNNNKIKTWWLAARPKTLPAAASPVIMGTAMAVADGVFHLPSAIVAFLGALLIQVGTNYANDYFDFKKGADTEHRIGPTRATQAGWVTPESMKRAFILTFGLAFVIGMYLVFRGGWPILMIGVASILFGILYTGGPSPLGYNGTADFFVLIFFGPVAVGGTYYVQSLDINTTVLLAGLAPGFISTAILTVNNLRDVFSDRDAGKRTLVVRFGVGFGRMEYLVCLIVASCVPVILYVLHGGSVFAVMASLALLIAIPDIKTIWKISGSPVLNNVLANTGRFLFLFSLLFSIGWLI; translated from the coding sequence ATGAATAACAATAAGATAAAAACCTGGTGGCTGGCAGCGAGACCCAAAACTCTGCCGGCCGCTGCGTCACCGGTAATTATGGGAACAGCAATGGCAGTGGCAGATGGTGTTTTTCATTTGCCATCTGCGATAGTTGCCTTCTTGGGTGCGCTGTTGATTCAGGTTGGGACAAATTACGCCAACGATTATTTCGATTTCAAAAAAGGTGCAGACACCGAACACCGGATCGGGCCAACTCGCGCGACTCAAGCCGGGTGGGTGACACCGGAATCGATGAAGCGGGCGTTCATTCTAACATTTGGGCTGGCTTTCGTGATCGGGATGTATCTGGTTTTTCGCGGCGGATGGCCAATTTTGATGATCGGCGTTGCATCCATTTTATTTGGAATATTGTATACCGGCGGTCCATCGCCGTTGGGATATAACGGCACTGCAGACTTTTTTGTGCTGATTTTTTTCGGACCGGTGGCGGTTGGCGGAACCTATTATGTGCAATCGTTGGACATCAATACAACAGTATTGCTGGCGGGATTGGCACCGGGATTTATTTCAACAGCCATTTTAACGGTGAACAATCTGCGGGATGTTTTTTCGGATCGCGATGCCGGAAAGCGAACGCTGGTTGTGCGTTTCGGGGTTGGTTTCGGGCGGATGGAATATCTGGTTTGCCTGATTGTAGCCAGTTGTGTGCCGGTAATTTTATATGTATTGCACGGCGGCAGCGTGTTTGCCGTCATGGCTTCGCTCGCTTTGCTGATCGCAATTCCGGATATCAAAACGATTTGGAAGATCAGTGGAAGCCCGGTGCTGAACAATGTGCTGGCAAATACGGGGCGATTTCTGTTCCTGTTCAGCCTGCTTTTTTCGATCGGCTGGTTGATCTGA
- a CDS encoding bifunctional riboflavin kinase/FAD synthetase translates to MEIIEEIGKIEQPKPSVLTVGTFDGFHRGHQSLLNRMQSIRTSEKMLSTIVTFDPHPRKVLTGQAVPILTTRQEKLNIFEENQIDRVVVLEFTKAFAEQTSREFVRSYLVEKLGVRHMVIGYDHHFGHNREGGFENLQRLGNEFGFNAEQVEPFRQDGVVVSSSMIRQLLEKGAVDQAEKLLGRHYRLFARVIHGDGRGKSIGFPTANLEPDESDKLIPAQGVYAVDVRFKNQTYKGMMNIGVRPTFEYDHLTLEVHLFNFRGLIYGETLEIRFKKFIRSEKKFDTMDDLKKQLEIDKNICVNM, encoded by the coding sequence ATGGAAATAATTGAAGAGATTGGGAAGATTGAACAGCCGAAACCCAGCGTATTGACGGTGGGCACTTTCGATGGCTTTCATCGCGGACACCAGTCGCTACTTAACCGGATGCAATCCATCCGAACCAGTGAAAAGATGCTGTCAACCATCGTTACATTTGATCCACACCCGCGCAAAGTTTTAACCGGACAAGCTGTCCCGATTTTAACAACCCGTCAGGAAAAACTGAATATTTTCGAAGAAAACCAGATAGATCGCGTCGTTGTTCTGGAATTTACGAAAGCCTTTGCTGAGCAAACTTCGCGGGAATTTGTGCGAAGCTATCTCGTTGAAAAACTAGGTGTTCGGCATATGGTTATCGGATATGACCATCATTTCGGGCACAATCGCGAAGGTGGTTTTGAAAATCTGCAGCGCTTAGGTAATGAATTTGGATTTAACGCTGAACAGGTTGAGCCCTTTCGGCAGGATGGTGTTGTCGTGAGTAGTTCGATGATCCGGCAATTGCTCGAGAAAGGGGCTGTTGACCAGGCTGAAAAATTGCTCGGGCGCCACTATCGATTATTCGCCAGGGTTATTCACGGCGACGGTCGCGGAAAATCGATCGGTTTTCCAACGGCAAATCTTGAGCCCGATGAATCGGATAAATTGATTCCGGCCCAGGGCGTTTATGCTGTCGACGTGCGTTTCAAAAATCAAACCTATAAGGGAATGATGAATATCGGTGTCCGACCCACTTTTGAATATGATCACTTGACTTTAGAAGTGCATCTGTTTAATTTTCGCGGTTTGATTTATGGTGAAACTCTCGAAATCCGGTTCAAAAAATTTATTCGGTCCGAGAAAAAATTTGACACAATGGATGATTTGAAAAAACAATTGGAAATAGACAAAAATATTTGTGTAAACATGTAA
- a CDS encoding M20/M25/M40 family metallo-hydrolase, with translation MKFRTLVYLLMLCFCMGLTAQESVDLQTITRIKQEGFKNSEVMETLSYLTDVYGPRLTGSSNLRNAQNWAVEKLTEWGLANAKTESWGVFGYGWEVERFSAEMTAPQYMNLIAYPQAWTPGTNGVITGNPVLIDPDDESVEEDYKGKLAGAIVLLGTPQEMDDHSEADEERYSDEKLAELAMAETPGARPSNLERIQRWRKLRAKTEKLNKMFLDEGAKVVVRSSQLDHGTLRVMSGGSYKTAASRSMPSIIIAKEQYNRIARLLEKEIPVELSINIQTRFLEEDSLEYNVVAEIPGTDRKLKDEIVMLGGHIDSWHSGTGATDNGAGSAAMMEAVRILKAIDAKPRRTIRIALWTGEEQGLLGSRGYVKKHFGNKETMELLPDHEKLSAYYNIDNGGGKIRGVYLQENDAARPFFEAMLAPFHDLGATTVTIQNTSGTDHLAFNEVGLPGFQFIQDPMSYRSRTWHTNMDVWDHVSESDMMQISVIVASIVLHTANRDEKIPRKPLPTIK, from the coding sequence ATGAAATTTAGAACACTGGTCTATTTGTTAATGCTTTGTTTTTGTATGGGTTTAACCGCCCAGGAATCTGTTGATTTACAAACAATTACACGAATAAAGCAAGAAGGTTTTAAAAATTCCGAAGTGATGGAAACCCTGAGTTACCTGACCGATGTGTACGGCCCGCGATTGACCGGATCGAGTAATTTGCGAAATGCCCAAAATTGGGCAGTCGAAAAGCTGACGGAATGGGGACTCGCAAACGCGAAAACCGAATCGTGGGGCGTTTTCGGTTACGGCTGGGAAGTTGAACGGTTTTCCGCGGAAATGACCGCGCCGCAATATATGAATCTGATCGCTTACCCGCAGGCGTGGACACCCGGCACAAATGGCGTGATCACCGGAAATCCGGTGTTGATCGATCCGGACGATGAATCTGTGGAGGAAGATTACAAAGGCAAACTTGCCGGCGCAATTGTGCTTTTGGGTACTCCGCAGGAAATGGATGACCATTCAGAGGCCGACGAAGAACGCTATTCCGATGAAAAACTGGCAGAATTGGCAATGGCGGAAACGCCCGGTGCTCGGCCGTCCAATCTGGAACGCATCCAGCGCTGGCGCAAACTTCGTGCAAAAACGGAAAAATTGAACAAAATGTTTCTGGACGAAGGTGCAAAAGTGGTGGTTCGTTCCAGCCAGCTCGATCACGGCACTTTGCGAGTGATGAGCGGCGGTTCTTACAAAACTGCGGCATCGCGCTCGATGCCATCGATAATTATTGCCAAAGAGCAATACAATCGCATCGCCCGATTGCTGGAAAAAGAAATTCCGGTCGAACTTTCCATTAACATCCAAACCCGTTTTTTGGAAGAAGATTCACTGGAATATAACGTTGTTGCGGAAATTCCCGGAACTGATCGCAAATTGAAAGACGAAATCGTGATGCTCGGCGGACACATCGATTCGTGGCATAGCGGCACCGGCGCAACCGATAACGGCGCTGGATCTGCAGCAATGATGGAAGCTGTCCGCATCCTCAAAGCTATCGATGCAAAACCGCGCCGCACCATTCGCATCGCGCTATGGACCGGAGAGGAGCAGGGACTTTTGGGCTCGCGCGGCTATGTGAAAAAGCATTTCGGCAACAAAGAAACCATGGAATTACTGCCGGATCACGAAAAATTATCCGCATATTATAATATTGATAACGGCGGCGGCAAAATTCGCGGGGTTTATTTGCAGGAAAACGATGCCGCACGCCCGTTTTTTGAGGCGATGCTGGCACCGTTTCACGATTTAGGTGCAACTACTGTCACAATCCAGAACACCAGCGGTACCGATCACCTTGCGTTTAACGAAGTCGGTTTGCCGGGATTTCAATTTATTCAGGATCCGATGTCGTATCGCTCACGCACTTGGCACACAAATATGGATGTCTGGGATCATGTCAGCGAAAGCGACATGATGCAAATTTCCGTCATCGTTGCATCGATCGTTTTGCACACCGCAAACCGTGACGAAAAAATCCCACGCAAACCCTTGCCAACAATCAAATAA
- the truB gene encoding tRNA pseudouridine(55) synthase TruB — MIKGYSPKTGAMLAIDKPVDWTSFDVVNKIRRITGIKKVGHAGTLDPFATGVLVICLGPATKQSGELMNLPKEYIAEIELGRETDTMDVTGKTILEKEVPELTQSSIEATFEALTGEVEQEVPAYSAAKIKGKRMYKLAREGKEMPQVFKKVTIEAIDLLDFSEKTIRIRVLCGRGTYIRTLGRDIARALNTAGFLKTLVRTRVGDFLIENAQSIEEFQEQLAKSTEIVSD; from the coding sequence ATGATTAAAGGTTATTCCCCAAAAACCGGTGCAATGCTAGCCATCGACAAACCCGTTGATTGGACATCGTTTGATGTCGTAAACAAAATTCGTCGCATCACCGGAATAAAAAAAGTGGGGCATGCGGGAACGCTCGACCCATTTGCAACGGGTGTTTTGGTGATTTGCCTGGGTCCCGCCACCAAACAATCCGGCGAACTGATGAATTTACCCAAAGAATACATCGCTGAAATTGAATTGGGACGGGAAACCGATACAATGGACGTCACTGGCAAAACAATTTTGGAAAAAGAAGTACCGGAGCTGACTCAATCTTCAATAGAAGCAACATTCGAAGCATTAACCGGAGAAGTTGAGCAGGAAGTGCCAGCATATTCTGCAGCCAAAATTAAAGGCAAGCGGATGTACAAATTGGCGCGAGAAGGCAAAGAGATGCCGCAAGTGTTTAAAAAAGTGACTATCGAAGCAATTGATTTACTCGATTTTTCCGAAAAAACAATCCGTATTCGGGTGCTTTGCGGGCGCGGCACTTATATTCGTACTTTGGGCAGAGATATCGCCAGAGCGCTGAATACAGCCGGATTTCTCAAAACGCTTGTTCGTACCCGCGTCGGCGATTTCCTGATCGAAAATGCACAAAGTATCGAAGAATTTCAAGAGCAATTAGCCAAAAGCACAGAAATTGTGTCTGACTGA
- the menB gene encoding 1,4-dihydroxy-2-naphthoyl-CoA synthase translates to MQEETRMSVVEWKSAKSYEDILYHKTDDGIAKITINRPEVHNAFRPLTVMEMQDALADARYDANIGVIILTGEGEKAFCSGGDQRIRGEAGYNDESGTQHLNVLDFQRQIRTCPKPIIAMVAGWAIGGGHVLHVMCDLTIAADNARFGQTGPKVGSFDGGYGASYLARIIGQKKAREIWFLCRQYDAQEALDMGLVNKVVPYAQLEAETVQWCREILQNSPIAIRCLKSAMNADCDGQAGLQELAGNATMLFYMTEEGQEGKNAFLEKRKPDFNKFKRRP, encoded by the coding sequence ATGCAGGAGGAAACCCGGATGAGTGTAGTTGAATGGAAATCCGCCAAATCATATGAGGATATTTTATATCACAAAACGGATGATGGTATCGCCAAAATCACCATAAATCGGCCGGAAGTGCATAACGCGTTTCGCCCGTTGACCGTAATGGAAATGCAGGATGCGCTCGCAGATGCGCGCTATGATGCCAACATCGGCGTGATTATTTTAACCGGCGAAGGTGAAAAAGCCTTTTGCTCCGGTGGCGATCAACGTATTCGCGGTGAAGCAGGATATAATGATGAATCGGGAACGCAGCATTTGAACGTGCTGGATTTTCAGCGTCAGATTCGCACTTGTCCGAAGCCGATTATAGCAATGGTTGCGGGTTGGGCAATTGGCGGTGGTCACGTCCTGCATGTGATGTGTGACCTGACAATTGCCGCGGACAATGCGCGATTCGGGCAAACCGGACCAAAAGTGGGTTCGTTCGATGGCGGTTACGGCGCCAGTTATCTCGCTCGAATTATCGGTCAGAAAAAAGCCCGGGAAATTTGGTTTTTGTGCCGCCAGTACGATGCGCAGGAAGCGCTCGATATGGGTTTGGTGAACAAAGTTGTTCCGTATGCGCAGCTCGAAGCTGAAACAGTGCAATGGTGCCGCGAAATTCTCCAAAATTCTCCGATTGCAATTCGCTGCCTGAAATCCGCAATGAACGCCGATTGCGACGGACAAGCCGGGTTGCAGGAACTCGCCGGAAACGCAACCATGCTTTTTTACATGACAGAAGAAGGTCAGGAAGGCAAAAACGCGTTTTTGGAAAAACGCAAACCCGATTTCAACAAATTCAAACGGCGCCCGTAA
- the paaA gene encoding 1,2-phenylacetyl-CoA epoxidase subunit A encodes MEDQAKLQIFQQRIDAGEKIEPKDWMPERYRQQLVRMISQHAHSEIVGMLPEGNWITRAPSLKRKLTLLAKVQDEAGHGLYLYCAAETLGVDRHELFLQFLDGKAKYSSIFNYPTLTWADIGVIGWLVDGAAIVNQTMLAKCSYGPYSRANLRICKEENFHKRQGYEIVATMANGTPEQRNMLQDAVNRFWWPTLMMFGPPDTDSPNSAELMRWKVKLFSNDELRQRFVNLTVPQARAVNLTLPDPDLKFNEETENWEFGEINWDEFWSVVRGNGPYNRQRMRARRNAYSDGEWVRKAAAAHAAKRKNNVA; translated from the coding sequence ATGGAAGATCAAGCCAAGTTGCAAATATTCCAGCAACGCATTGATGCAGGTGAAAAAATTGAGCCAAAGGACTGGATGCCGGAACGCTATCGCCAGCAATTGGTGCGGATGATTTCGCAACACGCCCATTCGGAAATTGTGGGCATGTTGCCGGAAGGCAACTGGATCACCCGCGCACCATCGCTCAAACGAAAGCTGACGTTGCTGGCAAAAGTGCAGGATGAAGCGGGGCACGGGCTGTATCTTTACTGCGCAGCCGAAACGCTCGGCGTTGACCGGCACGAATTATTTCTGCAATTTTTGGATGGCAAAGCCAAATATTCCAGCATTTTTAACTACCCGACACTCACCTGGGCGGATATCGGAGTGATCGGCTGGCTGGTAGATGGCGCTGCAATTGTGAATCAAACCATGTTGGCGAAATGCTCTTACGGGCCGTATTCCCGCGCGAATTTGCGCATTTGCAAAGAGGAAAATTTCCACAAACGGCAGGGATACGAAATTGTTGCGACAATGGCAAACGGAACGCCCGAACAGCGCAACATGCTGCAAGATGCCGTAAACCGGTTTTGGTGGCCAACCCTGATGATGTTCGGACCGCCGGATACCGATTCGCCAAATAGCGCAGAGCTGATGCGCTGGAAAGTGAAACTGTTCAGCAATGATGAATTGCGGCAGCGATTCGTAAATTTGACGGTTCCACAGGCGCGCGCGGTGAACCTTACTTTGCCCGATCCTGATCTCAAATTTAATGAAGAAACCGAAAATTGGGAATTCGGTGAAATCAATTGGGATGAATTTTGGAGCGTTGTCCGCGGAAACGGACCATACAATCGCCAACGCATGCGCGCCCGGCGAAACGCATATTCGGATGGCGAATGGGTGCGGAAAGCAGCTGCGGCACATGCGGCTAAACGCAAAAATAATGTGGCTTAA
- the menH gene encoding 2-succinyl-6-hydroxy-2,4-cyclohexadiene-1-carboxylate synthase — MSTILHAESFGNAPDKVLFLHGFMGCASDWQPIISFLKNDHCCIAMDLPGHGKSVGVAQDLTWDFTFVANAVIETLVKMDAVPCDLVGYSMGGRLALYLALTFPKYFRRVVLESASPGLRTPDERDKRQQTDQTLALRLENEPFSGFLDDWYRQPLFATLRNHSNFELLFRRRNQNQPKLLAKSLRELGTGVQPSLWDALPELKNPMVLLVGEKDVKFRAIAEQMQSHNAQISIEIVQNTGHNIHAESPVVFANVVQRFLR, encoded by the coding sequence ATGAGTACTATTTTACATGCAGAATCATTCGGAAACGCGCCGGATAAGGTCCTGTTTTTACATGGCTTTATGGGATGTGCCAGCGATTGGCAGCCGATAATCAGCTTTCTCAAAAATGACCATTGTTGCATCGCGATGGATTTACCGGGACACGGAAAATCTGTCGGAGTTGCACAAGATTTAACCTGGGATTTTACGTTTGTCGCCAATGCCGTTATCGAAACACTCGTCAAAATGGATGCTGTGCCGTGCGATTTGGTCGGTTATTCAATGGGGGGAAGGCTTGCGCTTTACCTGGCACTCACTTTTCCCAAATATTTCCGGAGAGTAGTGCTGGAATCTGCATCGCCGGGATTACGAACGCCAGATGAGCGAGATAAACGTCAACAAACGGATCAAACATTGGCATTGCGATTGGAAAACGAACCGTTTTCGGGCTTTTTGGACGATTGGTATCGCCAGCCGTTATTCGCGACGTTGAGAAATCATTCGAATTTCGAATTGCTGTTTCGCCGGCGAAATCAAAATCAACCTAAATTACTCGCGAAATCGTTGCGGGAATTGGGAACCGGTGTTCAACCATCGCTGTGGGACGCGCTTCCGGAGCTTAAAAATCCGATGGTGTTGTTGGTTGGGGAAAAAGATGTTAAATTCAGGGCTATTGCTGAGCAAATGCAATCTCACAATGCGCAAATCTCCATAGAAATTGTGCAAAATACCGGGCACAATATTCATGCGGAATCACCGGTTGTATTTGCAAATGTTGTGCAACGGTTTTTGCGCTGA